The Myxococcales bacterium genomic interval TGCCGATACACGGCGGCACGGTTGCGCTCGGTGGGCAGGCCCATTTCCCAGGCGATGGCTTTGTAGACGTCCATGACGTTGCCGGTCGAGTGGGCGACGTAGACCACCTTGTGTAGCCCCGTGTGCAGTCCCGAGACTACCTTGCGACAGGCAGTGGTCTTCCCGCTGCCGCTGTCGCCCGTGACGAGGCCGATGCCCCTCATCTCGATGAGGTGATTGAGGCGGACCGACAGCTCCTGACTTGCAGATGAGACAAAGAGGTCATCAGGCTCGACCTCCTTGCCGAAGGGATGGCGGTTCAGGCCGAAGTGCTTGCGGTACATCATCGCTCTCCTTGGTCGTGGTGCTCGACGACGTCGAAGTCGCGCAGGCGAAGTCCTTCTGGCGGATTCGGTGCAACGCGGTCGGCACGCAGGACGGAGCGCACCTCGTTGTCGCGTTTGACGAAGCAGTTGGCATACGCATCGACGGGTTTGGCCAGGCCGACTTTGCGCCCCTTGACCCAGAGCTCGACGGGCTTGCCGACCCGGCTCGGGTCGAAGCGCAAAGAGACGGTTTCGCCGACGAGCGAAGCGTCCACCTCATAGACGACGCCCCGCAAGCTGACGGTCCTGTCTTTGTGTACCTTGCGCTTTTCCTCGAAGAGAAAGAGCGCACTGAAGTCTGCGCCGATGTCCGGCAGCCGCACCTCGTCGCAAGCGCGAGCCCAGCGCTCGAGCGGGGTCTCGCCATCAAGGCCTCTGTGAGGGGCCTGGTGGTACTCCCCCTCGACCCAGGTCCAGAGCTTGCGGTTGAGGGCTTCGAGGCTCGCAGTGTCTCCTTCGGCGAGGGTGCCAAGGCATTGCCGGCGCACCTCGCGGTGCCAGCGCTCCTGCTTGCCCTTGCCCTGAGGCTGGTAGGGGCGTGCGTGGATGAGAGTCACGCCCAGCCTGGCACAGACGAGGGACAGATGATGCGACCGATATGCTGCCCCGTTGTCGACGTAAAGCCGCAGGGGAAGTCCACGCCGTCGCAGCGCTTGCTCGAAGACGGGCATGAAACAAGAGACGTTTTCGCCGAGCGCGAAGGCAGCGTACGGGACGACTCGGGTGGCGTCGTCCATGAATGAGATGAGATACGTCTTTTGGCGGCGCTTGCCTCCGATCAGCACGGACGGTCCGTGCATCACGTCGCTCATCCACATCTCCCCCGCCTTCGCGAAGGCGAAGCGACGGCGGTCGTTGCTCGTTGGCGTCTCGGGCTTGCGAGCCATCAAGCCTGCACGAGAGAGCACCCGATGCACCGTGGCTGGCGCCAGCTCCAGGTCCTGTGGTACCTCGCCCGAGGCTCGCACGGCATCGATGACCATGCGCACAGACAGTGCGGGCCTGTCTTCCTTGACCATGCACAGAAGGTCCACGATGGACTGTGGGATCTTGCGTGCCTGCCCCTCGTCACTGCGCGCCTTGGGCATCAGGGCATCGAAGCTGCCGTGGCGATAGGCCTTGAGCCAGTCTCTGATGGTTTCGGCAGCGATACGGCTCCTGCGTGAGCCGGGGATGTCGTAGGTGCGGTCCGCCTTCTTTGCGATTTGCTCGCCCAGGCCTCGCTTGCCTTTGGGCCAGTGCAATAGGTCGGCAATCACACCATAGCGAAAGAGCGCGACGGCTTTGCGTCGCTCGTTGTCGTCGGCTTGGGTGTCCATGTTTTCTCCTCGGCGCCCGTGGTTTTGGCGGTGAGCGCCTATGCCTCGACCACTACAGGCGTTAGGGCGGCGGGTCTGGCCCCGTTTCGTGTTCGCGAGGTGTCCACAGTCTGCTGGCGGCTCGACTGCGGGGGCCGAATCCGACTGGCGCGGGCAAGGCGCCAAGCTGCTTCTCGGATTCGGCTCGTACGTGCCGCAGTACCGGAGTGCCCAGACGCTGGCGGACCTCAGCGAGCGTGGGCTCGCAGTTGCCGAGCAGCGCGGGCGTCGAGGTCACCAGCACCAGCAGGGCCGCCCGGGTGGCGCTGTAGCGGCGGCGCACCCATCGCACCGCCCCGGGCAGTTCGATGTCTGGCCGCAGCCGATCGGCGGCTGCCTCTATCGACGGCGCGGCCTCCACCGCGGTCACCACGGCCTCGACCTCCTCCAGGGAGCCACTGAGCCGAGACGCCAAGCAGTCGGGCAACAGGCTGAAGGTCCGATGTGCCGTCGGGCAGTAGTACCGGGCCACCCGCATCCCAGCTGGCTCCACCCGGGCGTAGGTCCCGAGGCTGCGAAAGCCACATTTGCTACCAGATCCGTGCGCCGGACACCGCTCGAGCCTTGCCTGTTGCCAGCCTTCCTGCTTAACGTATTGCTCGCTGGTCAGTACTGTCGCTTGGCGCAACTGCACGACCGGCCAAGGGCTCGCACGGTTGCCTCCGTGGCGGGCCCAACCTTTTTCTGGGGTCCCAAGGGCGGGCGTTATGCCTGCCGGCCGGTAGCCTCACCCAGATCCCCGTTTCCCGCAAAAAGCCACCTCACCCTTCTTCCGCTTTCCGCCCCCTCATCACCAAAACCACCAGGGACCCAGTGCGGGAATTCCTTCCTGGGGGTTTACGGATTTACGTGAGACCTAACACCCCTCGAGCCCCCTCCGTACTTCTCCCTCTCCCCGTGCCGGTCCGCCGAACGTGATGGAATTAAGCTGCGGGCGCAGCCCGTCAGCTTCAATTCTGGGTTAGGCGCCTTCTTCTCCTGGGGAAGCATCTTTGTTGTCGACGGTGCGGAGCGTTCCAAGCAGTAGGAGTGCATGCAAGATGCGATCGGCGGCAGGCTGGCCGAGCGATGCCGGCCTCAGAAGACCGTGGCAGATGTTGTTTCGGAGATTCCATCCCCGCGCATCCGTAAAGACGATCCGTAAACAGAATGTCACCCGCTCTGTGAGAGTAGCGATAACAGCTTCGTCGCGCAGGATTTCGTCCATGTTGCGGAGGTTGGTGCCCCCAGTCCGTGATCGCTTATAGACGTTGCCACCGACGAGGTGCAGAATCCGCCGCAACCCGGCCTCAATCTCTGGCACGAGGACACACGCAGCGACGTAAGAATCTGATAAAAACAGCGCTTGTAATCCTCTCCAAATGATGGGGAGTCGCTCAGGCAGAAACGCGGGTGACTTGGCAAGGTAGTCGCGCACGGAGTCCGCCGTCAAGGTGTGCTTCTCGGCAACCTTTTCGAGGGTGTAGCGCAGCACTGGAGCTCCGACCTGTAGGTTCTGGCTCATCTGGAAGGCAACCCGACCATCGAGATCATCTTCTACTGAACCGACGGACGCGACAGCCCGACCCTCGTTATCCCGTATTGAAATCTTAAACAGGCTTAGAAGGACAGCCTTCTTTGCTATGTCGAGCACCTGCTGCTCCACCGCCGTCCGATCCATAATGAAGGTGGCAGCTACATTGGTGTAAACTTGTTCTCTGTCCGCATCCAGCAACACAGCAACTTGTGCATCCAGCTCGGCTATGGGAATTGCGATGCGAGTAGAGTACTCCTTCACATCGGTGGTGCTGCGCAGTTCCACCTCCCTCATCAAGAGAGCAACGCGGGCGGCGTCCTCCTTGAGCCCCCTATTACTAAGCAGTTCATGCACCCGATCTAGCCAACCGGAACCCACGAGAGGACTTACGATCTTTGCATATGCCTCCACAACCGCAACGTACTTACGCAGAACGCGCACCTCTTCCTCAACTTGATTCTGGCGGCTGTAGAGCCTCGTCAACCGCTCCATGGCTGCTTCGAGAGCACTTGGATCAGGTGGCGACACGGCAGATAGCCGCTCGAACCTCGTCTCAAGGTCTGCGATCACCTTGCTCTTAAGCCTGTCGTCGATATCACGTCCGCTGGTGTCTACCAGCGCATCAAAGGCGAATCCCCACAGCCCCGGCTGATGGTCAACCCCGATGCGATCCTCCAGCGCAACTAGCTCAACGGCCGCCACCTCTGTGCGGATCTTGTCCTTGATGGAGATGCTGAGATCGAGCGCACGCTTTATGCGAATGATGGTGCACAATCCCTCTTTGAACTTGTTGCCCCGGACGCACTCCAAACTCGCGTCTATTGCAGCGTGGGCCAATCGGATGTTTGGACGCCGTCCTGTCGCCGGCCTCGACAGGTCCCATACAAGATCTGCATAGCGAGCACGCAACACATCGTTTCGCGTCGTCTGTGCGCGATCTGTCCAATACGCGACCACGCCTTCTGTGACAGCCGTGAGTGGTGGAAATTCGCCTGCACTTCCCTCGTTGGTCGTATACGAGAACTGCGGGCCAAAATGGGTGGACCGATCGGCCGGTTCGATTAGCTGCTCCGTGAATGAGAAGGCGATGTATTCTGAGCGAATCTTCTCCTTGTCTGGGTGGTCGTGGTCGCCGATCTCGCGCAGAGCTCCCTCGAATACTGCCGCCACGTCGTGATAGTCGGCCTCGACGTCCTGGCCCTCCACGTCATGCAGCAGTGCTGAAAGCTCGACAGTCATCCGCGTTCTCCAATCGTGCACTGAGTGCGCCTAACGTGTTTGGCGTTAAGCGGCAAAGCCCACTAACGCGCAAGACCCCATTGTCGTCCGCACATCGCTTTCCTGTCTAGGTTCAAGTTAACGGCCAAGGCTTTGTACGTCTTCAACGCCCGGTTATCCGTCAAACGCCCGCAAACCAGGCTTCGTCGACTTTCACTACCTCGACAACTTCCTTGGTTATTCCAAGGCCCAGTTCTTTTAGTTTTTCGCTTAGGTCGTTCCCATCAATCAAATCGATTGGAGGCGCCCCATCGCGAGTTGCTTCACGCACCGCTGCCGGACTGAATGTTCCGGTCGTAATGAAAAGCCCCTTGTCGGCACGGCCAACCATCGCGCCACGAAAGTCGCGGACCTCTCCTGATGACACTGATCCTTTGTATCGCTTGCACTGGAACAAGACATGGAAGCTCATTAGGCCGTTGATCCTCGCGATGCCTCGGCCGTCAATACCGCCGTCACCGGTCTTGCCCGTGACTTCGACCTGAACGAAGCCGGATTCACGAAGGATCCTTTGCACAAGTCGTTCAAAGGCTGCCGGTGCGAGCGATTGGGTAAGTACCTTGAACAGTCGCTGCTTCCATGTCTCTTCCGCCGCTACTTCAGGCGGCGCGGTTTGGGAGACCGGCGATCCTTCATCATCAGTCGCAATCGTGCGAGGAGCATACTTCTTGTCCTGAGAGCGAACCTTCCTAAGAACCTCTTGTGGATCAACTTCCTCGACGGCTCGCCCCTGCGCCGTCAGCGACCAAACACCACGAGCGGAGTTATCGAGATGACCATACTTTTTGAGGTAGGTTCGGGCCCACGCGAGCCGATACCCGACCTCTGTTTGGTTGCTGCCCTCTGGATCGTGCATCTGCGACAGGACTGCTTCTGAAATCTTCTCAATCTCGATGACCCTCTCGTAGATCTCGTCAATCGAGCCAGACCCCCCAAGCGCCCTTAAAGCGCGAAGGAGGGGGTTCATGAGGCGATCAAATGTCGGAAGCTTCGATGTCATTGAGCCTGCTGTACGGATAACGTGCCGGCGTTAACTTGCAAAGCCCACTTCGCGAACGCCAGCAACCCCATAGCGCCTGCACCACGTTGGTGTGTCTATGTTCTCGAAAGCGACGGCGGGCTTTGTCAAGTTCAATGCTAAGTTATACGGTGCCGTGACACGCTGCCCGAAATGCTGTCAAGTACGACTCAGCGTCCGCCGCGTCGTCCGGCTCGAATAATCTCACCAGTTTCATCTAGGATCTCGACACCGAATATACTACCTCTCCCTCCTTCCGAGAATATCCAGACCGTCGCCCCTTCGATCTGCCGACAGTCGACAAAGTCAAGCCACTGTACTCCGTGCTTCGCAGCCTCAGCTGTTGCAATGCCAGTTGCTTCATCCATAGATAGCCGCGTCGCTTTAGGATGGCTTTGTTTTCCCTGGAGTGCTTCCCAAATCAGCCTGAGGATTCGCATGTACATGCGGCGTTCCTAAGGCGAAGGACAGACGCTGGGCGTTCCGTTTTCAAAACGGAGCTCGTAAGCAATTTCCGAAATAACGCCCGTATGAACCAGCGAGCCTAGTTCACGGAGCACACCGTGACCTTTGAACGCAGCATCGAATCCCCCACCCGCCTTTAGGTACACATACCCATTCGCGACCGGAAAACGCAGCCCCGTGAAAAAGTTCCGGAAGCCGATCGCCCCCACTTGGGCAATCGTTTCGGCCAACGCTTCTTCGATATACCTCCATAGGGAGGATTGCAGGTAGGTGGAACTGGTGTCGTTGACGCGATAGTTACGAAAAAGAAGAAGCTTGGGTGTTAGAAACTGGTGAACCTTCTCATGCGGTAAAACAAGGGCCTTTTCAGTCCCCGTACCGCGGGTTGATACAACAATGTCACCCCATTTGGTAGTCCACCCGTTTCCAGCGGGAAGAGATGGATCCTTGGTTATCGTCGGCTTGTACCGGATTCCTTGCGAACGAGGGCCGGTGCTGGCACCACGAAGCGAGCCTCTGTTGACTTTCGGAGCCCGGGCGCCGCGGAACAGGACTGCCAATACAGCCTGGACCCCCAAGATGCTTACCGCCCTTGCCAAATGATCGCCAGCTTTTACCAGGTCGTGTTGCGACACCGCACGGTAAGAGAGCGAAGCGAACTCGTATAAATGCTCGATACCGGAGAAGATGGCCCACCCGACGGACAAGACGCCGACAACAAGCAGGATGATATCGATGATCTCGCCGATACCGAACGCGTGCGAAACTATCCATGCTACCAGTACCCCCGCAACAATCGCGATGGCTTCCGGAGTAAGCAAGCCTCGAAGCTGCTCGGCGGCTTTAGGTCCAACTTTTGGCAGCGCCTGACGGATAGACTCGCTCAAGCGTTGTTCGTAGGACCAACTGGGAATGTGGTGGCTCATGGCAAAAGAGGGCGGTTGAGGTTAAACGTAGGAGCTAGTGCAGACGCGTTGGGGAGCGGGGCAAATAGAATTGGGTGTGTATCCGGATAACGTGTTGGGCTTCAGCTGCGAAGCCCTCCGAAAGGCTCTCATAACCCCAATGCTGTTCACTTAAGCACCACCCCTTTGGATGGTGCGACCGAAGGGACGTTTGCACTCCCTCGGATAGTGCCTGTCTTGTTGTGGGGCGTACGCGAACATTCGAAGGGCGGCGATGTCATCGTCCATCTGTTCATGGATGGATTTTCCTGAAAGCATCGCAGAGAGCAGATCACCGGCCGCTCGTAGGCAGTCTGCGCGAACGACGCGTCGGCCATCAAGGGTACGCTCCGCTTCTGCTTGAAGGAACGATGCCAGGGCTATCCAGATCATCGCGGAAATGAGTTCCTGTTCACATCCTTGGACGCTCTTGCTGTGGAAGTCCTCGGTCTGCATGAAGCTCTTCATTTCCTTGAAGAGAGATTCGATTCCCCATCGAGAGGCGTAGAGCTTGATGATGTCTTTGCGATCGAATCCGTCCTTTCCGCTCAAGGTGGACACGATGACCATCCTTTCGTTCTTCGTGCCTTTCCTCGGGCGGCCTGGCTTTGCGTCGCGCTCGACGACGCGCACCTGAAGCTCAATGTTCCCTCTCGCCCCCGGAAGCGTCAGTGTCACTTTCGCGGTCTTCTTGTTTGAAGACAAGAATGGCTTGAGCTCTTTCCACGCCGTCGCCTTCGATGCGCTCATTCTCGCAATGATGTCAACGCCATGTTCAATCAAGGCTGAGAACAGGTGGCGACTCGGAAACCCTCTGTCCATGACGGCCACGTCGCCTGCCTTGAACGGCAATCGGTGAACCAGCTTCTGCATGGACGTCCTCTCGCCGATGCCTTTTCCGGTCAGGGACCAATCCAACGGAAGACGGCGAAACACATCCGCAGCCATCACCACCAACCCTTGTGGATTGTGCACCGACGTCCCATTCGGCCGCTTCGGCCGCGCCATCTTCCTCGCTGTATCCGCGCTGCGCGGCAACACAACCCGCGTTCCATCGAACGCGATGAATCGACGTTTCCCCCACGGGGTTTTCGGAGTCGGCATGATGGACTCGCACCGCTCGACCAGCTGGTGCAGCAACCCACGGCATGTCTCGATCGAGACCTTCTTTCTTGCTTCACTGATGGACGACAACGTCGGTACCTTCGCCCAATCGAACACCTTGCGCCCGTAGTACGCCACGATCCGCAAGCTCCGTCGATAGCTCATCTTTCGGTCCGGCATCGTCAGGACCATCAGCCACATCAAGACGCTGCGGGCGCTCCATGTCCGTGTCCGGTCGAACTTGTCCGCACAGCCACTGGTCAGTTTGAAGAACGCTCGAAAGTGATCGCCAGGTCCACGAAGCAGGCTCATGAAGGCCGGCGCTCGCAGCCTCGGGCCTTGTCAAGACGAATTGCACAATATTT includes:
- a CDS encoding restriction endonuclease, with the translated sequence MNPLLRALRALGGSGSIDEIYERVIEIEKISEAVLSQMHDPEGSNQTEVGYRLAWARTYLKKYGHLDNSARGVWSLTAQGRAVEEVDPQEVLRKVRSQDKKYAPRTIATDDEGSPVSQTAPPEVAAEETWKQRLFKVLTQSLAPAAFERLVQRILRESGFVQVEVTGKTGDGGIDGRGIARINGLMSFHVLFQCKRYKGSVSSGEVRDFRGAMVGRADKGLFITTGTFSPAAVREATRDGAPPIDLIDGNDLSEKLKELGLGITKEVVEVVKVDEAWFAGV
- a CDS encoding IS4 family transposase; the encoded protein is MSLLRGPGDHFRAFFKLTSGCADKFDRTRTWSARSVLMWLMVLTMPDRKMSYRRSLRIVAYYGRKVFDWAKVPTLSSISEARKKVSIETCRGLLHQLVERCESIMPTPKTPWGKRRFIAFDGTRVVLPRSADTARKMARPKRPNGTSVHNPQGLVVMAADVFRRLPLDWSLTGKGIGERTSMQKLVHRLPFKAGDVAVMDRGFPSRHLFSALIEHGVDIIARMSASKATAWKELKPFLSSNKKTAKVTLTLPGARGNIELQVRVVERDAKPGRPRKGTKNERMVIVSTLSGKDGFDRKDIIKLYASRWGIESLFKEMKSFMQTEDFHSKSVQGCEQELISAMIWIALASFLQAEAERTLDGRRVVRADCLRAAGDLLSAMLSGKSIHEQMDDDIAALRMFAYAPQQDRHYPRECKRPFGRTIQRGGA
- a CDS encoding DDE-type integrase/transposase/recombinase, yielding MDTQADDNERRKAVALFRYGVIADLLHWPKGKRGLGEQIAKKADRTYDIPGSRRSRIAAETIRDWLKAYRHGSFDALMPKARSDEGQARKIPQSIVDLLCMVKEDRPALSVRMVIDAVRASGEVPQDLELAPATVHRVLSRAGLMARKPETPTSNDRRRFAFAKAGEMWMSDVMHGPSVLIGGKRRQKTYLISFMDDATRVVPYAAFALGENVSCFMPVFEQALRRRGLPLRLYVDNGAAYRSHHLSLVCARLGVTLIHARPYQPQGKGKQERWHREVRRQCLGTLAEGDTASLEALNRKLWTWVEGEYHQAPHRGLDGETPLERWARACDEVRLPDIGADFSALFLFEEKRKVHKDRTVSLRGVVYEVDASLVGETVSLRFDPSRVGKPVELWVKGRKVGLAKPVDAYANCFVKRDNEVRSVLRADRVAPNPPEGLRLRDFDVVEHHDQGER
- a CDS encoding DUF4209 domain-containing protein, with product MTVELSALLHDVEGQDVEADYHDVAAVFEGALREIGDHDHPDKEKIRSEYIAFSFTEQLIEPADRSTHFGPQFSYTTNEGSAGEFPPLTAVTEGVVAYWTDRAQTTRNDVLRARYADLVWDLSRPATGRRPNIRLAHAAIDASLECVRGNKFKEGLCTIIRIKRALDLSISIKDKIRTEVAAVELVALEDRIGVDHQPGLWGFAFDALVDTSGRDIDDRLKSKVIADLETRFERLSAVSPPDPSALEAAMERLTRLYSRQNQVEEEVRVLRKYVAVVEAYAKIVSPLVGSGWLDRVHELLSNRGLKEDAARVALLMREVELRSTTDVKEYSTRIAIPIAELDAQVAVLLDADREQVYTNVAATFIMDRTAVEQQVLDIAKKAVLLSLFKISIRDNEGRAVASVGSVEDDLDGRVAFQMSQNLQVGAPVLRYTLEKVAEKHTLTADSVRDYLAKSPAFLPERLPIIWRGLQALFLSDSYVAACVLVPEIEAGLRRILHLVGGNVYKRSRTGGTNLRNMDEILRDEAVIATLTERVTFCLRIVFTDARGWNLRNNICHGLLRPASLGQPAADRILHALLLLGTLRTVDNKDASPGEEGA